TCATTAAACAATGTGTGAAGCCATCACAATCATATAATATCTTCTAGAACTCTTCTCTGTTCCCACTCCCTTAGTCCCTTCGCATAACTCCACAATCTTGGAGTTCACATGATCTCTATTCTATCTATCCTTCACAAAGTCAGTCTGGAACACTTTCGTGGCCTCAACAGACCTCACAAAATTGCTCAGATCCACACAGCCTGTCATCTAAACCAAACAGGTATTACATAACTACCTGAACATCAATCGTATGTGGCACACAGATCACTCATCATACGTGGAAGATGTATTGCCTATACATATAGAAAATTATGCTGCAATGTCACCCAATACATCACACTCACATGTACAATGGCCATCTCACCGTCACAGTCACTGCATGAGATTGCTGAGGGAGCATGACAGACGTTCACACATCAGTCTACACTCACCAAACATGACATGTACACTAACTCTGAAAAATATACCGCAGACACTTAATTTCACCATCCCTACACAAACATGACCCACCAGCTGTGCACCAAAGATCTAAGAGACAAAGTGGATGTATTTGGAGCAATCAGAATTTGGTTTCAGACTTACCTGAGGTTTTTAAACAGACAAGAGGACTTAATGTGTTTGAGTTATTTTATCAGGAATAAGAATTTACCTGTTTATTTACTGAAACTTGGCAATGTAAAGGCAGAGTCTTTTCCATTGTAAATGTCAGttatgaggaaggaagaaaagctaaCTGGGGATTTTCACGATATCTTTAAATCCATGGTAGAGATAGAGCTGATTCAAGAAATACACACATTTTAGTCAGAAAAAAACCAATAACATAGAATTTACCTGTAAACTGGGAAGGTTTCGAGATCGTTTATGGGGGTAGACATTATAGATGAAAAACTGAGAGCCCTGTGTGGGAAGGGGACACTGGGAAAGGTGACACACTGATTAGCCCAAGGGATTGCTGTGCCATGTAAGAGTAAGTAAGCTCCTGAGAGGGAAGCTGTGACCAATGTCAGGAGGGATAGTCTGGAGTCAACCTTTGGGATTGTATTGGGGTGTCCTACTCAGGGTCAGAACCCAGCAGTTCCACCAAAGTCCTGGTCCTGCGGAGCTCTGGCAACAGAGGCCTTAGTGTGAGGGTCCACAATAGCAGGCGTCttgaagaggaggcaggggaccaGAAATGGAAATCATTGCACTCTTTCCAGTAAAATCTAACTCTCCCAGGAAGCAGCGGGACATTCAAATGATCGTGCACAGCTGACGAACTGAGCTACTTGACCTGCATACATActccaaatttattcttctaGTCAATCGTGTAGTAATAACAAACAATACTGGCACCTTACCATGTACCAGGCCAGAATTTGAGGCTCTGATACACtgtagaaaaaaacataggctcCTCATACGTAATCAGAAACACCAttccaacaatatttttgtaTACCTGGATGTTGGAGCTTTGAACAGAATCTAGACCGTGATCTTCCTGAGGATAGATGCCGTGTGTGTTATTGTATGTGGtattccttgaatgtttggtgaAGGCAAAAGATATCATATATCtgattttccttgtctttcccaGAAGTCTTAGACTCAGTTGAAGACGATGAGCAGCCTGGACCCTCTGGGTTGCCCCAAAGAACCCTTCCGAGGGCAAAGGATTCAGACTCAGACGATGCGACCTCTGTGTCTTCTTCAGGCACGTTCGTTCACAGTGGTATGGGTgtgtgggagaggaggggctgaggaggCATCAGGTGGGGTGGTGGGACAATGCCTAGAGTTAGAACTGAGCTCCTTTGCTACAAATGTGCATAATACATCTACCGGAAGCATTCGTGAGAGATGATGATAACCTTAAACAGTTAAATAATGAGCCATGAGCCTGGTTAACCTTGAGACAGGGACAGTGACATAATTATAATCAAtagtttatttcttcaaaaataaaaatttaccaaTTGTTTCCTCTGAATTAGAGATTGTGAATCTCAGAGGTGGGATACAGGGGAGAAAAGTGTGAAAGATGTAGAGGAAGGCAAAGGGTACCAAAAATCTTCACCAAGGTTTGTAAGTATGAGCAACCTTGATGGCGAGATCCAGATAGAAGCACAGAATACTGAAACATGCCAATTGTCTGCCGAAGCTAAAGATAAGTGTTCAGAACAAAATAAGTCTTTCCATGGGGCTGGGGCAGAGTGGAGTAGGTTGGGGAGAAGAGTGTAGGAGAATGGAACATGctgtttttatgacttttgttccATTTTCTAGGAATCTCAAACTTCAACAAATGTAATCCTCAATTTGGGCACTCTTTGGAGAACAACAACACGGTCTGTGAAGCAAGAGATAGATCCTCTGAATCCGAATACTTCTCATGCTACTCTAGTTTATCAAATTTTTACAATATCTCTCCTGCTggtaaggagaaaggaagagcagcTAAAGTCTAAGTGGATAGGGCAGTGGGATCTGAGTACACCTGTAGAAATTAAGCTCAACATCTCTGCTTAGACACAGATAGAAAGGTGTACTCTGGGCCCTGTCAtaatcttctctcctctcctcttattTGAGAGTCTAAGTCTCTGTTTCTCTACCATCAACAGGAACTCATTACaattacttttcacttttttcccttctgtcAAAGACTTCCCAGGGTGTCTGTTTCTAATCAATGGGCAGCAATGTACCCTGTAAGCACCCCTGACTCCTTTGGATTAGACTCTTAAAGGATATTAATGGGAAGTTTAAAAATCTTAGAGAAATGTTGAAATACATTTTCAGAAGAGGAGTCTGGGCAAGTCTGTGAACTCTTCATTTGAATATCTCCAGCACCATCACTAGTTCCTAAGGAAGTTTGgaaaaacttttatttgtatctgtacatctatatatatctctatctatatttAAATCTATCACTATATAAATACATCTATATCaatatatctctatctatatttACATCTATCactctatataaatatatctatatcaatatagatatcaatataaataaatagatgtataTCAGAATTCTTAAAACATTTACCCTACATCCCTTAATTACACAATTTCTCATGAGGACAATTAAGCTAATAATATCCAACCTTCAGTGACTGCATACTGTATTTCAGGTATGGTTTAAGTTTCCAATATTCTGTATACATTTCCAGAAATATCACATACAAGATACCAGATATCAGTGACATCCtccacacacacaattttaataATTGTTGCTTACTTAAATTTTGGATAAATGGAGTTTCACGTGGGAAAATCAGCTTAGTATTTTAGAGTTTCAAATGGGAAAGCCACAACTTCTATGAAAGCAAGTCTCATTGGTGGTAATGATGCCTAACATACTATCCACTCAACACGTCTTTTTTGAATGAACACAGAACCTAGAAAATTCCACATGtcaatgttttgtgtttttattccaTTCCCCAGGATTCTGGAACACTCAAGAGGATGCTTCTCAGCCTGGGCCATGTGAGGTGGTCCCACTCTTGAGTCCGAAAACAGGAGAAAAGTCCTCTGCATCAGAATATTTTTCCTGTGCCACCTCTGCAGGCAAACTTCTTGCTGCTAATGAAGATGGTAAGGAAGATATAAAGGGAGGATCTGAGCTTGGACAGGAGGTACAGTGTGCCTCTCATCCCAGCCCTACTTATTTTGCTTTATCCTCAAAAACAGGAAAGGGCTTCAAGGCGGAGGGACTAGGACTAAAACCTCTGTAGAGGGACAAATAGGGAGTGTGCCTTCAAAGATAGGACAAATGTCTTCAGTACAAACTTCTGTTATATGGGACAGCTGTGGGAGAGAGAGTGGGCAGTGCTGATATGCATATGGGAATTTAATCAGAACCTTCCCCCTCAGATCAGCACGAACTCATAGCCTAAGGCACACTTACACATCTATACTCCTTCACAGCAGGTACggttccatttcttcttcctttcatttttttctctcaaatacaCATGCCTTCCTTTCCTACCTATCTTTTCTGTTCTCTAGTAGTGTTACGTAGGTACACACTTACACCTTCATTCCTTCACACAATCATCCTCAGCCTTACGCATTTCCACACTAATCCCATAAATAATTCACATCTCTTCAAACCGATAACGTCTTTTAACTCCCTCACGCTAGGTCAAACTCTAGAAAACTCATATGCCTTGAAGGGAATGCACTTTCGTATGCAATCTTTCTAATCCATGTGGCACTTCACCCAGAAAGCCTTTGGCCCATCCTAGAGCTGCACATTCTTAGTGCTCACATACACTTCCTCTAACACCCAAGGTCTTACTGTCTCACCGTAAGAGCAGCTACCACTCCTGCACTTGTTCACATGTACTGTCACgccacacatcacacacacacacacattcaccagCTCCTTTTATGAACATCTAAAACACTCACCAGATATGTCTGAGAACATACATACAACTCCACGAGACATACCACACCCTCGTTCCCACATAGTTATACCATTTACACACCTCAAATGAAACACAGCACACACAAAATTCTGAAgtatcacatatatatgtgtacatccACTCCACATGCTCTCACATAGGAATATTCTCATGGCCACCTTAATTCCTACAGATTTCACACACTTATTCTGGTATTCTTATGTTTGAAATCTTCTTTCCTAGGAGTCAGTCAAGTACAGAAAAGTGTTTCTTCTCTTGGATACTCTTTGGTATCTCTATCCCAGAACAGGCAGCAATGGGAGTCTCCCTTTCCACCTCCtttggataataataataagcccCCAGTGCGTGTAATAGAGGAAACAATCACAAAAATTTACTACATTGCTGTCCCAAGAAAAAGGAGTACAGCTGTCTTAGATACAGAGGAAAGGTTGGACCCCCccaagaaagaagagatgagCTTTCCTGAAGAGATCCACACACCAGTCAGCCTCTCTCCTGTGGTTACGAAGGAACTTCCAACTGAGAGTGAGACCAATTTTGCTGGCGAAGctcaagagaaagaggaggatgcTGGCACTTCAGCAGAGCCTACAGCTCCGGGGGAATGTTCTAGTGCCAACGTGCCTGAACCCCCGGTGGCCGTGGACAATGATTTCAAGTGCATGGGCTGCTGCCGGATCTTCCCCAGCTTAGAGGTCCTTCAGAAGCATGTGGAGCACGGGATTGAGCAGGGCTTTAGCTGCCATGCTTTCCATCTTGCCATGGCTTTCCTACAgagcaagaagaacaagaaaaagaagaagaagaagatcaaGAAGACAACATCTACATTccagtaagaaaaatattttagcacGAAAACCACCTTGTGCcagtaaacagatttttttttttttttccagccccTAAAAGGGAGGAAGTGAAGCAGGCCACACTCTACTGAGAGGGCTTCACCTTTGCCATCCAGGCATAGTACCTGCCTTTGTTTATGCATATCTCCAcccccaccactaccaccacacCCCTAGTAGGAGCAGACACTCACTTTTAACACTATCTACTGCTGTCccgagaaggagggagaagaaggctGATCATACCACGCAGAAGAGCAAGATTTCCTCACATAAACTAAAGAGCAGTGAACACCAGTTTGTCATCTCCAGCACCACAACTGAGGAAAGGAGACTCATTGCAAGACGAAACTGCTGTGGGCCAGACTGTACAAGAGGTGAGAGCCCCAGACGTAAGAGAACATCTCAAGAATACTTGGGATTCAGGGTTCTGAGAAAAGGTGGGTCCGAGAGCTGCCTCCCAAGTTCCATAACTGTGCCGAAGAATTTCCTTGAGAAGGATATCTATTTGGAGGTGGAATACTTGGTTGATGACAAATTCATGAGACTACTTCCTTTCCATGGCCTTTGAGGTGACAGGAGTAAAACCGGTCTAGCAGTTTATCAGGGCAGAGAAGGCTGGGCCCACCATTCCTAGATAAATCAAAGGTCGCAAGAGTCACATCCCCTCTAGGCCTATTCCCTGGCCTGTCTCTTTCAAGAGGCACAGGCAAGGCAGAGACAGGCCTCTGTCCTTGAGGAAGGGTTGATGTGCAGGCCAATCATGGTTCTTTCCTGGGTGTGAGTGAGATCGCAGACGCGATTTTGTTATTCTCATGCCTAGGAGGAGACTGCTAAGGAGTTGCAACCACTTGAAAGAAAGAACTAGTGGAAtcctttccttgtatttctggGAAAAATTTCCCTTGGTAAATTCCAGGAGCCAGTAGTACTGGCTGCTTCCTCAAAAGTCTCAGGTATAAATGGGAAAGGAGGGGGATAGAGCTACCCTTCTGTCATGGACCATTTCTGGCAACTTTTAATTTAATGTGTTGCTTCCCAAAAGGACCCCCATATCTTTTTATGAATGTGGATAATTCTTCCAGCTTAATATTCCTGTTATAGTGTGAAGAATCTTGTTCTAAGTGACCAGTAGAAGAGTTAAACATAGACATTCCAAAGCTAGGTTCATCCTGCAATAAATGAGAGTATGTCTTTTTAGTTAATGGGACAAATGAAAAGCTCATCTCCCATGCTCCAGAAGTCACAGTTAGAATGGAACCTGGAAATTGTCCTGAATTTTCTAAATCATGTAGGATATCCTGAGAGTGGCTGAACACTTGTCACTAAAATAAGAAAAGCTGACTTCCTCATTGAATGGATCTCCTTCTCTGTTTTCGTTTTCTCACAGCAACACAGACCCATTGGCCTGAAGATTTCAAATGATGGTGTCCAGCACACTCCTACAGGCAGATGAGACCACCACAATTCTCATGAGCCCCACAGCATCGAGTAAGGGCTGGCCTGAAGATAGATGCACCCGATCCTCTGTAGCTGCTCCCAGTTGCCCTGAGAAAACATGGTGCCCAGCTCTTGAGAAAATATCTACATATAGCTGTGAGGAGCCCAAGGAATACTGGGAATACTACATTCTCAGGAGACCTCTGGAAAGACTTTCTTGCTCACCCCCCTCAGGGAGTCAGCAGCCACCGAAAATAACTGCACGATTGCCTTGTGGAGAAGAGACAGAATAGGTAGAGACATGTTAGTACCACGGGAAGCAAATTTCTCATACCTAGAGCAATCAGCTGTGGAACAGAAGATCGATGACAACCGGGCAGAAATTTAGGGGAGGAGACTGCTAAATTGACAGAGGGTTTAAAAGgctattctaatttcttttctcactttgagATCTACTTCATTCTTCTCAAGTCACTTTCATTTGTTGCAGGCTCAAACACCTGGCTCATAGTCTTACTCTTCAGCTCACATACTGACTTTCACTCTGTCCAACTTCATTATTCTCCCCCACATATAACATCCATGAATACATGCTTGATGCATGAATGTGAACACTACAGAATTTCAATAGTACAGATTGTAATACACCTTCTTTCCTGCACTCATCCCAACACATTTCCCTTAAATGTTCTTTATTAACAATTTTACGCATTCTTCTATATCCTTTTCTTTATATGAACAATATACCTCTTCCCATATCTTCCTCTCATATACTCACTTGCCCAGTTATTCGACTGGAGGGCGCACTTTCTTattaagagaggaaaagaatgaaaccaaAGGCAACTGTAACTCACCCCTTGGCGCCTCTGGGCTTATGCACATGGAAGCACACAAACACTTCTTATACAGTCATGTTAGGAAGGATGGAACATATAATAAATCATGTATACATACAGGTgccccaaagaaggaaaaagtgcaAGGCAGATGAAAGCAAAAGCAACTGTAATTCACCTCTTGGTGTCTGTGAACTTGTGCACACGCAGGTGCACATACACTTCTTATGCATACATATCTATGAGGAAGGATGGAACACAGAACAGTTTCAAGATaatcaaatatgtatataaacagGTGTCCCAAATGCCATAGTGCAGTTTTAAGCTTAATCACTTTGGACGTGTAAAAGCTATCaacttctgaaaaatataatCTGCGTGTCATTTGCGCtgtattttcaaagataaatttcaatttttgtttgtcactcTGACGTCTTCAATCAGAAGGACAGAAACAAACAATGGAAATTGAAAAAGTCTTATAACAATTCTCAAAACTCTACAGGAgaagggaaattaaaacaattcaagTCTCAAATGAGGATCTCTATAATTTGTAGCTTTTACCCTTCTGAAATTATTAAAGCTTAAAACTGCACTATGGCATTTGGGACACctgtttatatacatatttgattATCTTGAAACTGTTCTGTGTTCCATCCTTCCTCATAGATATGTATGCATAAGAAGTGTATGTGCACCTGCGTGTGCACAAGTTCATAGACACCAAGAGGCGAATTACAGTTGCTTTTGCTTTCATCTGCCTtgcactttttccttcttcttttgatAGGAGACTCTACCTTCTGGCCAAATATGTGGGCAAGTAAGTCAGACTAGCCAAGTAAAGTCATTGCTTCACTGCTTGACTTCCATGACTGACCCTAGGGGTAAACATCGATGAGTGTTGGACCAATCTGTACTGATCGcttggaaaattaaaacataagacATACAGCTTGTGGGGGTTAGTGGTGAGTTTTCTATTGTCTGCAACTCACATTTACATCTAGGAGCCTCTACCACCGGACTTGCTTCAATTCCTCTTTTTGGAAAGAACTGGCTGTTTTGACTATTACTTTAATTCGCTGAGCTTCCCTCCTAACCCTTAAATAAATGCTTCCTTTCTCCAATTATCCAGAGTCATTTACTGTTGTTTGTAACCTAATGTACCTTAATTTGGTACAAATTGTCTTGaacattatattttttctattttaataggtGAAATGACGTAGCCTAGAAAGGAGAAACACATTATATTCCTCTGACTTTATACTAAAACAGTAAGGAATATGCTCATGCTCAGTATGTACACTCTGTCCTTGCTTAGTTAGGAAGGTGTGTGCAAAATGTTTGGGCGCATATACGAAATGATTGGACTTCGCTCAATACAGTGGACCTGGGCCTAAATCCCTTACTGCCGCTTAGCAGATGTGTGTTCTTTCTGAGTCAGTGCTCTCATCTTGAAAAAGGAGAGCATAACTCCTAAATAATAGGAATTGTCGGAGTAATAAGACACAAGTAAAGGACCTAAAGCAGTGTCTGGCATGAACagttactcaaaatattttttcatttttaattttgagatttgttttctttacctATGATTatcagcagtttgattatgatttGTCTGGGTATAATTGacctttgtttttggtttatGTTGTTTGAGATGTGCTAAGCTtttagaactttttaattttgaaataactgtAAACTCacaaaaagttggaaaaacaGTCCAGAGAGGTCCCATGTGCCCATTACCCAGCCTCCCCCAACATAATCATGGTGTATTATCACAACAAGAAAATTGATTGGAACAATACAGTGAACCAGACGACAGACTTTACTCAGATTTCACTATTTTTGCAtacactcatttttaaaaagttttattttaaagattggcacctcaggggccagcctggtggcacaacggttaagttcactcgttccgcttctcggcggcccggggttcgccggttcgcggacatggcaccgcctgtctgtggcaggcgtcccacatagaaagtagaggaagatgggcatgatgctagcgcagggccaggcttcctcagcaaaaagagggggactggcagtagtcagctcagggctaatcttcctcaaaaaaaaataaaaataaaaaaataaagattggcacctgagctaacaactgttgccaatcttctttttttctttcttgctgctttttctccccaaatccccctagtacatagttgtatcttttagttgcgggtccttctacttgtggcacatgggacgacgcgtcagcatggcctgatgagccatgccatgtctgcggCCCAGAtgggaaccagcgaaaccctgggctgacagTGTTCCATTGCATGATGTAGAACAATTTAACAAGTCACAAATTCAGTGGTCTTTGGGTGGCTTTAAGTTATTGGTGATTATTCATAAAATTTCTATGACATtaatgtataggtttttgtgtgagcCTAAGTTGTCGTCTTTCGAGTATGAATGCCTAACAGAGTTATTGTTTCGTCACGTGGTACACATGGTAAGTGTCTATCTTCCTTAAAAATTGTggacttttttccatagtggccatcTTATTTTCATATTCCCACTAATGGATGAGAAATCCAGTTTCCCTGCCTTCTCACCATTATTTGATAGTATAAgtatttttaagccattttacTAGATAGGCAGTAGTatcttgtagttttaatttgcgtttccccaATGATTAGTGGTGCTGCGCCTCTTTTCGTGTACTTATTTATCATTTGCACATCTTTTATGAATTGTCTGTGTaagtcttttcccatttttaaattggatagttttcttattgtttagaGAGTCCTTCCTATGTTCTGGATACGATATGGATTTATTGGATACGCAATTTGCGAATAGTTTCTCTGAGCcagtggcttgtcttttcttcctcttaacaAAGTCTTAGGCAGAGcaaaagtttgaatttttatacaagcaaatctatgagctattttctttcatggatagTGCCTTTGGTGTCCTGTCTAAGAACTTGTCACCTAACTCTAGGTCCCAaaggttttctcctctgttctcttctaaaagttttatggctctactttttacatttagatctacatATGATCCatttgagtgaatttttgcaCAAGGTGTAAGGTTtagatgaataatttttttcactgaggTCCGATCGTCTCAGCACCATTTTATAAAAAGGCTATTCTTCTTCTGCTGAACTGCTTTTGAAACCTTGGTCAAAACTCAGCTAGTCAcattgtgtgggtctatttctgggttcccCATTCTGCTCCAccgatctatgtgtctatccctctgGTGTTCTAAGCTTTATTGATTGCTGTAGATATTCATGAAGTCTTAAAAATGGGTAGTATGATTCCTCCAACTCAATGCTTCTTTTTCGatattattttagccattctaattcatttgtgtttccacatacattttaagAGAAGCTTGCCaatataaatatagtaaaatcTTTTTGGGATTTTAGTAGGCTTTACATTGAATTTACAGATCATTTTATCAAGAACTAACATCTTTAATATACTTGGCCTTCCAAACCATGAACATtatatgtttctccatttatttaggtctttgatttttttgttagtATTCGTACTTTTCATTATCCTGATCCTGCACGTTTTGTAAAATTTATacactgagcttcttgaatctgtaaatttgtctttcaccaaatttgaaaaatctttggccattatttctttagatatttcCTGCTCTaacctcttctcctttcctctgggaCACCAGCGGCATGAATATTAGAACTACtgatattttcccacagttctcagaggctctgttcattcttttttttcaattttttttctctctctccttcggCTAGAATTTCTACTTATCTACTTTCAGATTCACTGAATCTTCCCTTTGTCATCACGATTCCGCTCTTTGGCCCAATCtgtgattttttaactttaagatATTATAATatccaattctaaaatttccttttgattcttcttATTGTTGTATAACTCtatatgtttctgt
The nucleotide sequence above comes from Equus przewalskii isolate Varuska chromosome 13, EquPr2, whole genome shotgun sequence. Encoded proteins:
- the LOC139075117 gene encoding uncharacterized protein yields the protein MKRKQKRKPLEDAYIPQSANKTKKTLRLQEYALQPRHDRVVPTQDQEAKDSSSEYFPGISSVDKLAGAGISNFNQYNPQFGYSLENNNMVREARDRSSESEYFSCYSSFSNFYNVSNTEILKKEKETPQPALIPQQEENKLSILQYLYSLFFANKNTQVLDSVEDDEQPGPSGLPQRTLPRAKDSDSDDATSVSSSGISNFNKCNPQFGHSLENNNTVCEARDRSSESEYFSCYSSLSNFYNISPAGFWNTQEDASQPGPCEVVPLLSPKTGEKSSASEYFSCATSAGKLLAANEDGVSQVQKSVSSLGYSLVSLSQNRQQWESPFPPPLDNNNKPPVRVIEETITKIYYIAVPRKRSTAVLDTEERLDPPKKEEMSFPEEIHTPVSLSPVVTKELPTESETNFAGEAQEKEEDAGTSAEPTAPGECSSANVPEPPVAVDNDFKCMGCCRIFPSLEVLQKHVEHGIEQGFSCHAFHLAMAFLQSKKNKKKKKKKIKKTTSTFQ